The following are encoded in a window of Ruminiclostridium herbifermentans genomic DNA:
- a CDS encoding alpha/beta hydrolase, giving the protein MSYETEYSQFVESKQPLASLQEEDFKIYSNCGTVYNSLNHLVDQSSIDYFEVQYGEEPLQNLDIRRLKTNAQKQRPVVLFIHGGGWNAEDKNSCIYSGALSWVKKDYVVVAINYRLSPNVIHPLQVEDCAKGLKWLIDNIKDFGGNPDEICVIGHSAGAHLAALLVSGEKWHKKFEIDINKVKCWIPVSGVYDLSLPENYLHPIIKASIDTMLGDADINDCSPIKHITGKEPPCLILHGGDDWLVPSTNSLKLYEMLIEKGTDKVKYIKVPGYWHFNMMLGYDIEGHKVAEIINDYLEEMLSD; this is encoded by the coding sequence ATGAGTTATGAAACGGAGTACTCTCAATTTGTAGAATCAAAACAGCCATTAGCTTCATTGCAGGAAGAGGACTTTAAAATTTACAGTAATTGCGGAACAGTATACAATAGCCTAAATCATTTAGTAGACCAAAGTAGTATAGATTATTTTGAAGTTCAGTATGGTGAAGAACCATTGCAAAATCTTGATATTCGTAGATTAAAGACTAATGCCCAGAAGCAAAGACCAGTAGTACTGTTTATACATGGAGGGGGTTGGAACGCTGAAGATAAAAATAGCTGTATATATAGTGGAGCACTGAGCTGGGTAAAAAAAGATTATGTAGTTGTAGCAATTAATTATAGACTCTCACCTAATGTTATCCACCCATTACAGGTAGAAGATTGCGCCAAAGGGCTTAAATGGCTTATTGATAATATTAAGGATTTCGGTGGTAACCCAGATGAAATATGTGTAATTGGGCATTCAGCTGGTGCACACTTAGCAGCGCTTCTTGTGTCTGGAGAAAAATGGCATAAAAAATTTGAAATTGATATAAACAAAGTAAAATGTTGGATACCAGTGAGTGGTGTATATGACCTTAGCTTGCCTGAGAACTACTTACATCCTATTATAAAAGCATCAATAGATACAATGCTTGGTGATGCTGATATAAATGATTGCTCACCTATCAAACATATTACAGGAAAAGAACCTCCTTGCTTAATATTACATGGTGGAGATGATTGGCTTGTTCCATCAACAAACTCATTAAAGCTATATGAAATGCTTATAGAAAAGGGAACTGATAAGGTTAAATACATAAAAGTCCCTGGATATTGGCACTTTAACATGATGCTGGGATATGATATAGAAGGTCATAAGGTAGCAGAGATAATTAATGATTATCTTGAGGAAATGCTATCTGATTAA
- a CDS encoding methyl-accepting chemotaxis protein, protein MPEDLNSLFTKNLLNYQKQLSDAIAFYCTVGGFAGVGFYAVMKIMGIMPIFEWMNLLYFSVPVIFNVTLMFISNQILKKKDIKTYVSVYKYIIVTVGCINYIAVSFLVPYRDTWGIIILIFFISSFYLEMGVAIFGALFGTAISVISFYINACPEVLSTSLGDLTTRLQILSFGGVFTVISARMGRNLLYKSCQNEFNVSKSLNDLQLMVSKIKDVSNTLSQSSELITQLASQQQEAAEITAVNTSDILSGAVNTSESVKEATELISQLVQGTKLMKENTISVINNSEELKEIAGKGRNSIDDAVAKIMKIKESATATYASAKELDVKAQKIDKIVACIQGISKQTNLLSLNATIEAARAGEYGKGFAVVAGEIGKLAEQSQRSLDDITKNLKDIFQHENKVDDLVTNVDEGVEIINKSREYYQSIIDALSTTIVSLLNIQDVSEQQLSHTEIINSFIVEVKNAAMMTTQSIEATTASTEEAFASSEELFTSARALNDIAKEINEMILKI, encoded by the coding sequence ATGCCAGAAGATTTAAACAGTCTATTTACGAAGAATTTGTTGAACTATCAGAAGCAGCTTAGTGATGCAATAGCGTTTTATTGTACTGTTGGTGGTTTTGCTGGAGTAGGTTTTTACGCAGTTATGAAAATTATGGGTATAATGCCTATATTTGAATGGATGAATTTACTCTATTTTTCTGTGCCAGTAATCTTTAATGTCACACTTATGTTTATATCTAATCAAATTTTAAAAAAGAAGGATATAAAGACATATGTAAGTGTTTACAAATACATAATTGTAACTGTTGGTTGTATTAATTATATTGCAGTATCATTCTTGGTTCCATATAGAGATACTTGGGGAATAATTATCTTAATATTCTTCATTTCATCCTTCTATCTTGAAATGGGAGTTGCAATATTTGGTGCGCTATTTGGAACAGCAATAAGTGTTATTTCATTCTATATTAATGCATGCCCAGAAGTACTAAGCACTTCACTTGGAGATTTAACAACAAGGCTGCAGATTTTAAGCTTTGGAGGAGTTTTTACTGTAATAAGTGCTCGAATGGGAAGAAACTTACTTTATAAATCTTGTCAGAACGAATTCAATGTAAGCAAGTCACTAAATGACTTGCAGTTGATGGTATCAAAAATTAAGGATGTATCTAATACTCTTTCACAATCAAGCGAATTAATTACACAACTGGCATCTCAACAACAAGAAGCAGCAGAAATAACAGCTGTCAATACATCAGATATTCTTTCAGGTGCAGTAAATACTTCTGAAAGTGTTAAGGAAGCTACGGAACTTATTTCACAGCTTGTTCAAGGAACGAAGCTTATGAAAGAAAATACAATTAGCGTTATAAATAATTCTGAAGAACTTAAAGAAATTGCTGGAAAAGGACGGAATTCCATTGATGATGCAGTTGCAAAAATAATGAAAATTAAAGAAAGTGCCACTGCAACTTATGCAAGTGCAAAAGAACTTGATGTAAAGGCCCAGAAGATTGATAAAATAGTAGCTTGTATTCAAGGAATTTCAAAACAGACAAATTTACTGTCATTAAATGCTACAATTGAGGCTGCAAGGGCTGGTGAGTACGGGAAAGGTTTTGCTGTTGTTGCAGGAGAAATAGGAAAACTTGCTGAGCAAAGCCAAAGGTCTTTGGATGATATAACAAAAAACCTAAAAGATATATTCCAGCATGAAAACAAAGTAGATGATTTGGTGACAAATGTAGATGAAGGTGTTGAAATTATCAATAAATCGAGAGAATACTATCAAAGTATTATTGATGCACTAAGTACTACAATTGTATCATTATTAAATATACAAGATGTATCAGAACAACAACTTTCACATACTGAGATAATCAATAGTTTTATAGTTGAGGTAAAAAATGCAGCAATGATGACTACTCAAAGCATAGAAGCTACAACTGCTTCAACTGAAGAAGCTTTTGCTTCAAGTGAGGAGTTATTTACATCTGCTCGTGCACTTAATGATATTGCAAAAGAGATAAACGAAATGATACTTAAAATTTAA